A DNA window from Portunus trituberculatus isolate SZX2019 chromosome 47, ASM1759143v1, whole genome shotgun sequence contains the following coding sequences:
- the LOC123520494 gene encoding negative elongation factor E-like, producing the protein MVYLHFPSNLTEEEQMLQAKYQKLRRKKKALHALKAPKQEPEPLVPLKRPMEAKDAKEMAKKLIKSGAIKVPERPQAATEKTTFKRSMGLERKLSAADKAPSGYQPFSTTHPEEEIHESRVKVKQNLYDSFVTARDREERGEFTRDGRGADGKPRQGHTIYVYGYHISEEVLKKAFSTFGNIVNVNMEIEKNCGFVTFDKVESAEKAIADMNGSMVSGIQLKVSLARRQPVIDPINDASSSATWSTIAASHSQKGSHKDKRDLVAYDDNFF; encoded by the exons ATGGTGTACCTGCACTTTCCAAGCAACCTCACTGAGGAGGAACAGATGCTGCAGGCCAAGTATCAGAAACTGCGACGAAAG AAAAAAGCTTTGCATGCCCTCAAAGCACCTAAACAAGAGCCAGAGCCACTGGTTCCCTTGAAACGCCCCATGGAAGCTAAGGATGCAAAAGAAATGGCCAAGAAACTCATCAAATCCGGAGCCATCAAAGTTCCAGAGAGACCACAGGCAGCTACTGAGAAGACAACATTCAAACGCTCAATG GGCTTGGAGAGAAAGTTATCAGCTGCTGACAAAGCTCCATCAGGTTATCAACCATTTTCTACAACCCACCCAGAGGAAGAGATTCACGAGTCCAGGGTCAAAGTAAAA CAAAATTTGTACGATAGTTTTGTAACAGCACGAGACCGAGAGGAGCGTGGGGAATTTACTAGAGATGGACGAGGAGCAGATGGCAAGCCCAGACAAGGACACACCATTTATGTGTATGGATATCACATATCAGAAGAGGTCCTTAAAAAGGCCTTCTCCACTTTTGGGAACATTGTCAATGTTAAcatggaaattgaaaaaaa TTGTGGATTTGTTACCTTCGATAAAGTTGAATCTGCTGAGAAAGCTATTGCTGAT ATGAATGGCAGCATGGTGTCTGGCATCCAGCTCAAAGTGTCACTTGCACGTCGGCAGCCTGTCATTGATCCTATCAACGATGCTTCTTCTTCAGCCACTTGGTCCACCATTG cTGCAAGTCACTCGCAGAAAGGATCACACAAGGATAAGAGGGACCTGGTAGCCTATGATGATAACTTCTTCTGA